The Dermacentor silvarum isolate Dsil-2018 chromosome 7, BIME_Dsil_1.4, whole genome shotgun sequence genomic sequence TGCTGTGTCCCTTCTCTTTGCTGTACTATGTGCAAGAAGAAGACTTGTATTGTGGGAGTACCACCTGTCAGACAGGATTAGAAAAGTTGCAGCAATGCATGCCTGCTAAAAATTTtaaatttaaattctggggttttgcattGCAAagccacgacatgattatgaggcttGCCATAGTGGGGTTCTTTAAATTGTACCCTATACACGTTACACAGGCGTATttttatttcgcccccatcgaaaatgtGGCTGTCGCAGCCGAGACGTTATCCTACGCCCTTGGGCATGTATGCCTGCTGTTGTAGGGAAGGAATGAAGAGCTTactgtttatttattcatttatttatttatttcaccctCAAGGCCAAAGGCATTACAGGGGAGAGGGTAAAAAATACTagcaatagcaaaaaaaaaaaaagaatacgtaGTGAATAATAACAATGAAAAAGTCAAGTAAACATGTTAGCATACAATGTTGGCTAGTGCATCGCGAGAAAGTTCATTATCACCAATAGATGGCCACGtcggcgggaaggtggttccattcaatTGTTGCGTGTCGTAGAAAAGAACCAGCAAATGTTTTTGTTTTACGGAACAGTATGCCTAGCTTACGACGATAATTACTGCGATGCAACATGTTCTGTGGTGGAAGAATAAATTTGTTGTGAAGAAAAGTATGGTGGTATATTTTATAAAATGAATTCAGGTGGCAAAAGTTTCAATGAGCTGCTATAGATGGGAGGGAAAGGCTGGCTTTCATGGCTGTTGTGCTCGCAGTACAATGGCAGTTAGAGGATAAAACGAGCCGAGTTACTCTGCACAAACTCCACAAGTATTGTGGAGTGATAAGAAATTTGCAGATAGCCCGTAACCTTGTGCTGCATTCAAGCGATGCTGTTTTTCAGCCACCATCATGAGGGATTGACATGGGGACATTCTAGTAGCCGTTCGCCTGCTCCATTGCGTACTTGTATGCTTTGTGCTGTTTTTCCAGCCTTCCTTCTCTGAGATTTGATGTGCCGATCTACTGCTGCATGCCACTATGCAAACATTGTGTTTACACGGACAGATCCAGCCATAAGGTATGTGATAAGCGCACAACGTTCAATACAGTGTTCAGTACACTGATTTCACATGTGAAATTGGCAGCTGTGGGGCCATGACGAGCATACGTTCATTAATTGTAACAGTTAAGTGTAGCAGTTTTTATTCACCAGTCACCCAGTATAATAAAGGAATGCGTACAGCACACATGTGACTAGTATATCTGCTTTTCACAATCATGTACTACAGCACTGCCGTAATGAGCTGTATCACTCATCGAAATTCGTATAGCTGACAGCAATCATTTCTTAAGATAAGGATGAGATGCCAGGCAGTGGTGGCTTTGACACACTGAAGAAAAATGTAAAAAATGGTTGGCATTATGCAAAATGTCTATAGGTGAATAACACAAAGGTGCACTGTTTGCTGGTAGTTGTAATTTATTGCAatcgaaggaaagaaaaaaaaagaaaggaaaggccgTGGGCGTAATAACCGTCTTGCCTTCTAGTGGACATCTGACCTGCCCTGCAGTTGGGAAAAAGAGCGAATGACTAGAGGAAGAGGAGGACGTAAATAATAACTAAGAAACATAACTTCATACCGTAAACTACAGCAAGAACAAATGATTTAGATAAAACAATCTGGTGGACAACCCTCCCCTTACCATGATGTACACACATCCACGCAGGCACACAGAAGTGTGTTGCTCAGCCTCTTACCACTGTTACGCACAAAGCCCTTCCCATCTTCTTCAGGCAAGGTATAGCCTGGCTGCCATGAGTTATTTTGTGAGACTGCACAATGCCATCGGAAAACAGCAGCGTGGTCTCAAAGCCTGTGGCAAGGCCCTGGTTCCCGTAGGTACTCCGGAACTTGCGGTGTGCAGGCACCTGCGCCAGGCCACGGAGCATGAGGCGCCCTACACCATTGCAAGCACCACAATTGAGGCAGGCACCGTTTCTCACAAGTACTAACAGCTGCCGGGTGCGGGCACTGATCCACGTACAACCTAAGTGTGTGTAAGCTGAGCATGTTGGCTTGATGCTAGTATGTGGGCCCTTGGTTGCTGATGGGCCTCGGTGGGCTCCTCCTGGCGACGTGGTCAACTGGATGCCGAGGGTTGCTTGAACTGCCGCTCATGCATAGTCTGCGGGCACAATGCAAGAGCCGGCTGTGGTGTGTGTATGCCACAGCCGTTAGGCATTTGGCCCCCTCGTTTCCCACGAAGCTGTCCACTATGCCATTGCCTTCTAGGACTAGGTCATACCTGCTCGATCTGTAGTTCCCACTGCACGGTGTAATCACGCAGAAACAATCCAGCAACATGATCATGACAGGTTGCTTGATAGTAGGGACCACGCAAATCATTTGGGGCATGATAAACCCCGCAGGTCAACATGCAGGGTGCGGCGAGCCCAGCTTAGAGTATGAGGTGCGCCGGCGTAAGGTGGCCAATGGTGTCCAGGAGCTCTGGTTCTATGCACGTGCACAGCTCAAGAAGTTGCTGCCCAGCCTAAAACAGGAAGACAAGGCCACCCTGCAGCGCATTATCGATGATCTGGCCATGCACCGCCGGTAAGTTCCACATTGATcaccttctgattgaggtaagCGCAGCTTCTGCTTTTGAAATTTAATCGTTTCTCCACAGAACTAGCAAAGCAAACTTTGTGCCTCTGCATTTAGGTCTTGTACTTACAGCATTTGCCAGCATAACCATGGTTGTtctttatttactcatttcacaATCATGCAGGCCAGATTGACTCAAGCAGGAGGGCGAATATGATTTTAAACAAATTGGTATGAAATTCGGGTACCAGATAGACAGCcttaataaacaaaaaaacaaagatGAGTATTCACACTAAGATATGAACAGGGTTATATCTCTGCACTTATATGCACTTATAGAAAGATGATTTCAAACAAAAAGCATATTGATGTAACAACTTATCTTCAAGTCCTTACGTATAGTTCTTGCAGTCCCTGTGCATCGAAAGCTTTTGGCCTGTGTCCGTATTCTTGACTGATCACTTTTGCAGATGTCACCTTCAGTGCACGTTGGTCACCCAGTGGCGTTAGATGTGACGAAAGGCATCATGTCGACGGGTTGCGCAGTTCTTTGACAGTGTGCTCGAGGTTGGTTCACGTTCAAACCACTGCACTGCAGCACCATCCAGCTGGACCTGGAGGAGATGCGTCGGGCAGACGGCCACGACGCGTGGCGGCAGGCTGAGTCGCGCGCCCTGACGGACTTGCTGCGCTCCCGCCTGTCGCAGCTGCAGCACCCGGCTGACTGTGGCCGGGCGCCCAAGCTGGTGTGCAGCCTGAACAAGGGCTGCGGTTATGGCTGCCAGGTGCACCACGCCACCTACTGCCTCATCACGGCATATGCCACGCGTCGCACGCTAGTGCTCCACTCCAAGGGCTGGCGCTACTCGGCTGCTGGCTGGGAGAGTGTCTTCCTGCCAGGTCAGCAATAGCTGCACGGAGGCCGCGCCAGGCGTTCCCTGGTCGGCCGATATAGCCAGCGCACCCGTCGTTGAGCTGCCCATCATCGACAATGTGCAGCCGCGGCCTGCTTTCCTTCCCCTGGCTGTGCCTGAGGAACTTGCAGCGAGACTCACGCGGCTGCACGGGCAACCCGCGCTGTGGTGGGTGTCGCAGGTGTTGGGCTACCTGCTGAGGACCGCAGCCCAGCCTGCAGCGTTTCTTCGACCAAGCGGCACGCGAGATGCGCTTCCAGGGACCTGTGGTGGGTGTGCACGTGCGCCGCACCGACAAGGTGGGCACCGAAGCTGACTTTCACGGCATCGAGGAGTACATGGAATACGTGGCCGACTACTTCGAGCGGCTCTCTCTCAAAGGAGGAAGCATGCCCCGCCGCCGCGTCTACCTGGCCACTGATGACCCCAAGCTGCTGGCGGAGGCACGCAGCAAGTGAGTGCAAGGGCATGTGTTGACTGCACGGCCACAGTGTACTTCAAGTTACTGTCACCTACCCGGTTCAGGGCAGTGTCTGTCCTTCATCGTCAACCACAGAGGCTCGAACTGTACTGTAGTACGTGTGTACTTGCCATCGTGCCTCTGCTTGACTTAGAGGTGCAGCAAGCGGTGACAATTTAATTAGACGAGAAACGAACACAGCACCAATTGGAGTATGGTACAAAACAGTATAAGCGTAGCTTAGCTTTGACAATCAtcctcgatggtttctgcacaaagGTTTTTGAGCAGTGTTGTAGTGATGCTTAATCTgccattttatttcatttagatTCTAGTGCTGTTCTTGTTTCTCACAAATGCTGCTCTATGGAGTAACCATGCTTTTAGTGTGTCCATATTAACCTGGTGCGTGGCAGAATACCTTTATATTATTGAGCATTTGATGCTATAAAATAAACCTCAAATGTCTGCTAGGACTATACAGCAAGTCCTAATTAAACTGTGAAATTGGTGTACTGAACAGGTTCTTACGCCAGAAATAGGGTTTTCCTAAGCATCCTGTTTTGACATTTGGCAGAAAGGAGACATTTGACAGAAAGGAGCAACAAGGCCGCATGGGACTGGACAAGCACTAGTACAAGTTTCGTTCAATGTTGAGAGCAGATGCAGATAGACACTGCTTCGAACTGACCTGTTACAGCTGTAGTGTTGTGACAAGTGACAATGCTTGTGACATTACAGGTACCCAGACTACCACTTCTATGGGGATAGCCGCATTGCCAACACGGCTTCCTTGGGACAACGTTACAGCTCGGAGTCCTTACGGGGTGTCCTGCTTGACATCCACATGCTTTCCCGCTGCGACTACCTGGTCTGCACCTTCTCCTCTCAGGTAGCTGGCCACTTTTGTCGCTGCAGGCAGTGCAACTCATACTTCTCGCAATATCGGCGTGCTTGCTTGCCACAAACCTGCACTGTATTAAAGCAGTTACTGCTAGTTGAACAGTACATGACGGTATGAGAAAAATCTAATCCGAATACCTGCTTATTTTGGCCACAAAGCACTCATTCCATAGctggtcttaaagggacactaaagagaaaaattatttgttttgtatgagtaaattacccttctgcaatatcaaaaacaccactcttaccacaACACaatgcttggtaagccagaaaaagtgCATTAACAAAGACGAGGGGCAATGCctccttgaagttcctgcaccagctcgctgtgacatcatggattttggCAGAGTCTTCTAAGGCCTAGTTAACTATTTAggggtaaagattgactacattgtgttctaaatgAGCCAAAGATTGAACATCGCGAGTTTCGGGAACTTTTGCTCAGCCAATGTGGCCTCAATACgaaaaaatacttcgaaattcgggACGTACCGGTGTAGGGGATTTGACAcaaaattcaagaactgaaacgttgaccttcattttctcttctaacaATCTACGTATTATTTAGAAGTTAACACGAcaacagagttttcaaagaaCGCTTTATCCGTCTAAACAGATTTAgcgttttgctttagtgtccctttaagcactATGTGGACCAAAACGCAAATTGTGGAGCTTGAATTAAACCACTGTTACAAAAGCAGCTTGATATGGAAATGGAATAACGCATActatagcacaaatggtttccaggaTGACGTACTGACACGGAccgaaagggacgacgacacacgctggactagtAATTGAATGTTTATTCTTAGTTTCCCACACCTGTGCTAGTCCTTTGCAGTTGCTAGTCCAGTGTGTGTTGTCAAACACACCTCCCAAATAGCGCTCCACGCGACCAAGAGCGACCGCCGAAACGGAGCAGTGTCGTgatccgtgtaaagtccaagggtgataagaTTCTATCGTGCCCTGCGCTCTACGTTTtgggtgcgagtgaaatcgtgcgagggtgagccaagaaggatggtggttTGATGAACGCTGTTTACCCGCACGAGTAAGGTCAAATGGGGGGAAGGTTCACGTTCAAACCACTGCACTGCAGCACCATCCAGCTGGACCTGGAGGAGATGCGTCGGGCAGACGGCCACGACGCGTTACTGCTTGCTCACGGTAACGAGAACAAGCGCGAGGTGTAGGGGGTTCAGGTTTGTGGCTCGTCTCGTTTTCTAGCGCACGACTGTCAATACGCAGCCCACGTGCCCTGtgttagaggtaatctgccgcaTGTACAAATAGTGAGCGTGCCGAGATGGTGTGGCATcacgtgcgctgtcttcccgctcgtttagtactggaggttgtgTAATTGCGAGTTTTGGagatgcgttgaagcgagaggcagacaaTCGCATTGGCTTCCCGCTGCCGGTGCTTTTCATAACGGGGTCCCGCTGCAGAAAGCTATAAGCCGCGTGGGCAGAGTGCACGTGAAAGAGTAGCTGGCTACGCATCGTACCGCCAATGTGAAGATGTTGTCGAAAcagcatgaaaccgtatctttcatCGCCGACTCTCAAAATTCAGCAAAATGTATTTTTATTATTGAAATTTGATTTTTCCTATTGCCCGATAATTCTGAAAATTTTGCGGACTgttacttatttgcataaaaggtagAGTTTCAGTGCAGTTgagcccggatatatcgaacccacatataatgaattattgtgtatatcgaacagccccttgaaaatcccatgcaaatgtatagggctggcacacacatatatataatgCCCATTCACCAGCACATACGATATATCGAATGCAGCGCCATgccgaagacctcaaagtgcacttctGTGTCCACTTTGAGgccttctggcacctggaggtggagaagagaatgtgcagtcagttgagccatGTGGGTCGTGTGTGTAGTCAGTCCAGCCCCGTGGAGCTGTTTGGCTAGCCCGCGTGCTAGCTTGAACTTCTTTACGATTTTCTTGGCATCGTCGTGGGAGTTGAGTGCCTATTCGTGTGTTCATTTTCTGCAAGTGATGGCTGCTGCAAGTGTGAAAAACATAATCAACTTGGACTTTGAAATGAAGTTGTCGAGAAATTTTTTTGCACGTAAATAAATTGCGCtcacctttttctttctttttttatttttccaagTTGCCTGTAGTAACTGCCTGTAGTAACATAGCGGCTGTCGGGCACATCAATCGGTAAGCCGCCGTTTGTCTcggggcctattattttatatattgaattacctatatatcgaacttttttgtgatacCCTTTAGATTCGATATATCCACGTTCAACGAAATTTATATAATAACAAAATTTTATATAATGAAGCAGATTGCCGATTTTACtggcttcgttatatcgaggtttaacttaTAATCAAGCTGAAAATGCAGAATTGGCGTGTCTTTGACAGGCAGttaatacagttgaacccgggtatatcgaacccacatatggcgaattattgtgtataatgtACAGCAGTAAATTACCTTGAAAATGTttttataaaatttttatttgataTAGCGAATTACGTATATAtattgaacttttttgtgatccccttcagtttcgatatatccgggttcgactgtattcatGTTTGAACTTAAGAGAAAAGGGCATCGAGCACAAGGGATAAAAAAACTAGATTAGGAGTTAAAAATGAGACTTGTGTAGCAAATTAGTGTTATCATTTGTATGGAGAAATATAGCATAAATgttactttttttattatatcATCCCTGCTGCATTGTGAAAGTGGTtagtaaaaaataaaagaaatggttTTAATTGAACAGTAAGTAAACTGGTTTAAACTGGATCAAATTAGTACATTTTTTGTTCCAGAGCTGAACTGAGCTGAAATGTCTGAATCATAATGCAGACTGAACTGAAAAGAGTTTCGGTTCAACGTCCTGGTTTACACAGCTTGTCCATGTGACGAATGATTCACTTTCCAGTGTGGGATCTGCTAGTTGGTTGTTCAATGACTATTCAAACCCAGGAAATCGATGATACCACCTATCACATTTTAATAATTGCGACACATTTCATGAGTCTATGCAAATACAGCCATATTTTCATGCACAAGTATTGTGGTGTCTAACTTAGTCTGATCTCTATCGAAAAACGAACAGGTTTTTATATGGGAAGCCCATATGAACACATGGGGATCAATTAGGACATGCCCCATATGATATATGGGAATGTACAGGCTTTGATATGGGACTCCCATATGTTCATGTGGGATTATTGGATGTGGTGCTTATGGGTTTTTAAGAGTAGAAATACTCCCTGCGGTAGGCACTGTAAGTGGGTATATGATAACACGCACACAGTCGTGATATGCTTGCAGACTTGTCGCATAAATGCCGCCACCTCTGAATTTTGAAATTGACTCGTGCGCAGGTTTGCCGCTTGGCCTACGAGATCCTGCAGCTGTCACACGTGGatgctgcagatcgctttcattcGCTTGATGACATCTACTACTTCGGAGGCCAGAAGCCCCACAACCAGATCGCCATATACAACCACACTGCCCGCTCTTCACAGGAGATCGACATCCGTGTGGGTGACACACTGggcattgcaggaaaccactgGGATGGCTTCAGCAAAGGCGTCAATCGACGCACGGGCCGGTCTGGCCTCTACCCGTCATTCAAGGCTGAGGAAAAAGTTGACTCTGTGCCCTTTCCTGTGCAGTGACACTGCCTTTTTTACCTGCTTTTATGCATATTTTTCTTCTGTGTGTTGGAGACGGTTTTTAACCCTTGCTGTTGGTGCACTCCCGATGTGCCACTGGCAAAACAGGGCCACCGACAAGACTCCTGGGAATGTGGACAGCCCTTCTTACTTCTTTAGGTTCTTGGCAATTATTTTGTGCTTGGAAAATAATAAAGTATTCGATTGATTGTACTATCACTCCTTGTGGATGATGTAGAAACAGACTCAAGTGTGAGTGTTAGGGTCCTACTTTTATTATTCTAATTGAGCACAGGGAGCTCCTTTGTTTCTATGGCATCACAGCTCTGAAAGCAAAAATAATTTATTCTTGGGCAAGTTGTTTGGTGCTTGGTGTAGCCATTGTAGTGGAACCGTGAAACAAAcaccaagaaaagaaaaacgagcaCCACGTGTGCTACACTCACAATTGGTTTATCGCAGTTTCCCAGACGACCCCAAAAAGACGTACAGAATATTGTGTAGGAATGCAGGTTCAACACGCCAaataaaccattaaaaaaaacgAATCTCACTCCAAATGGACAGAAAGATGTGTTACTGATGCAATCCATACCGGTTTTCTCGATATGAAAAAACTCCAAAAGCCTGTGTGCAGTTGTTTCTTTGCTTCTGCCCAGAATCCTAATCTCGTAAACATTGAAATATGAATAAAGGCTATGTGCATTTGCCTGCACATTGCATGGTTTGCAAGTGCGAACCTCGGTCTAGCAGTAATGACATTTGTGACTCACTAATTAATCCAATGTGCACGCCTGTGAACAAATAATGCCCAACCATGTAGGTAAAGGTGCTGCACCAAGTGCATACCTGAAGCTGTATTGTTAGGATAACACTGCCTGTATATAGGAAACTGATTGCACGCAACGTAATTACACAGCGGGCAGCACGCAAAGCAAGCTCGGCTGGACTGCTGCCTGGGGTGAAGGAGTTTGAGCCCACAGTACAGATGCAGTCATGCTTAGTTTTCTTCATGCAATCAATTTGCCTAATGTGTGATGCCGATCTTATTAATATAAGTTTACTTGCGTTAATTCAGTGCCGAcgaaattgattgaattatccggTGGGTTGAAATAAACAGgaagaaaaatgctgtaacaCATTCCCGATTTATTTTGCAATATTTCACGGAGCAATCTTCGCAATATTTATTTTGCGAGTTATTTTGCAATATTTTACATGCACTCTTTTTGGCCGTCCTTGTTGGCTTCGACTTTGTGGTCAGACACTCCCGAGCAGACCATCACGTCAGTTGAAAGAAaaaaggttgggggggggggggggaggtgctgCTGTAGCTACTGCGATGTGCGGACCCTCCCGGAAAGCAGCACTTCCTACATGCACCGAAACTCTGTGGCAGCTACGGAGGGAAGTGGTGCCGCGACTACGTGCACtcattgtaaagcaacaaatcagcccTTGGGGATGCCTATATTCCATCGCTGTACAAGCAATTTTGTTTGTTCTTCACTATAGAAG encodes the following:
- the LOC119457625 gene encoding LOW QUALITY PROTEIN: alpha-(1,6)-fucosyltransferase-like (The sequence of the model RefSeq protein was modified relative to this genomic sequence to represent the inferred CDS: deleted 2 bases in 2 codons) codes for the protein MAMGLGKLIGCVLVMWLLVVLMISGPLFHSGEPDEQVLARLTRAVGELESLKQQNEELRSLLNAIKEPSRKESLKEPVHQQAAGCGEPSLEYEVRRRKVANGVQELWFYARAQLKKLLPSLKQEDKATLQRIIDDLAMHRRTIQLDLEEMRRADGHDAWRQAESRALTDLLRSRLSQLQHPADCGRAPKLVCSLNKGCGYGCQVHHATYCLITAYATRRTLVLHSKGWRYSAAGWESVFLPVSNSCTEAAPGVPWSADIASAPVVELPIIDNVQPRPAFLPLAVPEELAARLTRLHGQPALWWVSQVLGYLLRPQPSLQRFFDQAAREMRFQGPVVGVHVRRTDKVGTEADFHGIEEYMEYVADYFERLSLKGGSMPRRRVYLATDDPKLLAEARSKYPDYHFYGDSRIANTASLGQRYSSESLRGVLLDIHMLSRCDYLVCTFSSQVCRLAYEILQLSHVDAADRFHSLDDIYYFGGQKPHNQIAIYNHTARSSQEIDIRVGDTLGIAGNHWDGFSKGVNRRTGRSGLYPSFKAEEKVDSVPFPVQ